A stretch of Imperialibacter roseus DNA encodes these proteins:
- a CDS encoding ABC transporter permease, whose amino-acid sequence MLQNYFLIAWRNLLRHKGYAFINILGLTVGLAANIFILLWVIDELSFDQFHANGDRIFQVLVNSEYPDGSIETYAATPAKLKAVIESQIPEVELATQYSMETELLVKHESNAFNESGIYADPALFEVFSFPIVSGDPTQPLTDIKSIALSENLAKKLFEKEDPIGKTLRLGESSELMVTSVFEDIPQNSTLRFDFVVPFELFVRENPWTQNWRSGGSKTAVMLKSADSRDAADQKLSGLIKSNCADCSTTPLLFPYLKSRLYSEFENGKNTGGRIQQVFLFGAVAILILVMACINFMNLSTARSANRSREVGVRKSIGARKSDLVIQFMTESVLLSFIALLFAMGIVQMLLPFFNDITAKSIELDFANPVLTFGILGVALVCGLLAGSYPAFILAAFHPAKVLKGNTQAGLTGNTLRKSLVVIQFTTSLILIIGSITVYKQIVFISERNLGFDKENIIVVDRNEGTDKNYSAIKNDLNQLAAVKSIAFGGNNIFTVPITTTDPVWAGKPDNSSITFKIYRCDAEFIPTMNIKMQGGRNFIGDQDASNYIINKKAAEVMGLDLEHAIGADLEMWNGKGKVVGVTDDFHNNNLRFGIEPMIFMYSENIGSHYFIKLEGQGSVAETIAQVESVFEKHNSDYPFEYTFLDEVFNREYRTEAVVGKLSLSFTVIAILISCLGLVGLASFTAERRTRELGIRKVMGASVWGLVVMLGNDFVALFSFSLLAGIPIAWYLVSEYLSDYAFRTEISWSTYLSTALVMLLVTLLSVGYQSVKAASANPVDSLRNE is encoded by the coding sequence ATGTTACAAAACTACTTTTTGATCGCCTGGCGCAACTTGCTCCGTCACAAGGGTTATGCATTCATCAATATCCTCGGACTGACGGTTGGGCTCGCTGCCAATATTTTCATCCTCCTTTGGGTGATCGATGAACTGTCGTTCGATCAGTTTCATGCAAATGGTGACCGCATTTTCCAGGTGCTGGTCAATAGCGAATATCCGGATGGCAGCATTGAAACCTATGCCGCTACGCCGGCAAAATTGAAGGCCGTCATTGAAAGCCAAATTCCTGAAGTGGAACTAGCTACTCAGTACAGTATGGAAACAGAGCTGTTGGTAAAGCATGAGTCCAATGCCTTCAATGAAAGTGGAATTTACGCCGACCCGGCACTATTTGAGGTGTTCAGTTTCCCCATCGTAAGTGGTGATCCCACCCAACCGCTCACCGACATTAAATCAATTGCTCTTTCTGAGAACCTCGCCAAAAAGCTGTTTGAAAAGGAAGACCCCATTGGTAAAACGCTGCGCCTGGGAGAATCCAGCGAACTAATGGTCACCAGCGTTTTCGAAGACATTCCACAAAACTCCACCCTTCGGTTTGACTTTGTTGTTCCCTTTGAGCTTTTCGTCAGGGAGAATCCGTGGACACAAAACTGGAGAAGTGGCGGCAGCAAGACAGCGGTGATGTTGAAATCGGCTGACTCCAGGGATGCGGCCGACCAAAAGCTGTCTGGCCTGATTAAGAGCAACTGTGCGGATTGCTCAACGACCCCACTATTATTTCCCTACCTGAAGTCGAGGCTTTATTCGGAGTTTGAAAACGGGAAGAACACCGGCGGAAGAATACAGCAGGTTTTCCTTTTTGGTGCTGTGGCCATCTTAATCCTGGTTATGGCTTGCATCAATTTCATGAACCTTTCAACGGCCCGATCAGCCAACCGAAGCCGTGAAGTGGGTGTTAGGAAATCGATAGGGGCCCGAAAATCTGACCTCGTTATTCAGTTTATGACCGAGTCGGTGCTGCTGTCTTTCATTGCGCTGCTTTTCGCCATGGGGATTGTGCAGATGCTCCTGCCATTTTTTAACGACATCACTGCCAAGTCTATTGAATTAGACTTCGCCAATCCGGTACTCACTTTTGGGATTCTGGGAGTGGCATTGGTCTGCGGGCTGCTAGCCGGAAGCTACCCGGCATTTATTTTGGCAGCATTCCATCCTGCTAAAGTTTTAAAGGGAAACACACAAGCCGGCCTCACCGGAAACACCCTTCGCAAATCACTTGTGGTCATTCAATTCACCACTTCATTAATTCTGATCATAGGGAGTATCACTGTGTACAAGCAGATAGTTTTTATCAGTGAAAGAAATCTTGGGTTTGACAAAGAGAATATCATTGTGGTCGACCGGAATGAAGGCACGGACAAAAACTATTCGGCCATTAAAAATGATTTGAATCAGCTGGCTGCGGTGAAAAGCATTGCCTTTGGAGGCAATAACATATTTACTGTTCCCATTACGACCACCGATCCGGTATGGGCTGGCAAACCCGACAACTCCTCCATCACATTCAAAATTTACCGCTGCGATGCTGAGTTCATTCCAACGATGAATATCAAAATGCAAGGGGGTAGAAATTTCATTGGCGATCAGGATGCCTCCAATTACATCATTAACAAGAAAGCTGCCGAGGTCATGGGATTAGACCTTGAACATGCGATAGGAGCAGACCTTGAAATGTGGAATGGAAAAGGGAAAGTGGTCGGCGTTACAGATGATTTTCACAACAACAATTTGAGGTTTGGCATAGAGCCCATGATATTCATGTATTCTGAAAATATCGGGTCACACTACTTCATCAAGCTAGAAGGGCAGGGGTCAGTGGCAGAAACCATTGCCCAGGTAGAAAGCGTCTTTGAGAAGCACAACTCGGATTATCCTTTTGAATACACTTTTCTTGATGAAGTTTTCAACAGGGAATACCGAACAGAGGCAGTGGTGGGAAAGCTCTCACTGAGTTTTACAGTCATTGCCATACTGATTTCTTGTTTGGGGCTCGTTGGTTTAGCCTCTTTCACCGCTGAAAGAAGAACCAGGGAATTGGGCATCCGAAAAGTAATGGGAGCATCCGTTTGGGGCCTTGTTGTTATGCTGGGCAATGATTTTGTAGCCCTCTTTAGCTTTAGCTTGCTCGCTGGAATCCCGATAGCCTGGTATTTAGTCAGCGAATACTTATCAGACTATGCCTTCCGAACCGAAATCAGCTGGAGCACTTACCTCTCCACTGCGCTTGTCATGTTGCTCGTCACGTTGCTCTCTGTAGGGTACCAGTCTGTGAAAGCAGCTTCAGCCAATCCAGTCGACTCTTTGAGGAATGAATAA
- a CDS encoding ABC transporter permease produces MLKNHILLAFRHLKKEKGYALVSIMGLAIAFTVSFFAVVFLLHELFPDQHFAQRDRLYRMNSHFTLTEDRVLNPDVSFDAAFELGEKIPELEQVIPIDPVRGPFNISFGGETFKVDKCIFTSPEFTELFKANLFSVQLPFQKGSILLSNNISKAIFGEADPVGQIVNTSRGDFVVAGTFDDFPSNSHIQINAAAISLSSQSSGSGFVYVKFQEGATLGQVDPKLAELSGELEEQYGPFAYSLESIDEKYFSGTTGFIFRAINKNALQLLVIISGIILLISITNIVNYTQLKALFRGREVGVKKVLGIKKTQLVYQFFVESFLIVSVSFLLAMSMAQVFASEVYMYLKIVSVNQSLSLAVVAGVALGVAGLLTLPQIYLFTGIMPRKIISGNYKIGSKKHLSKAMIGAQFLITTGLVGGALLVRSQVSYIANKPLGFDADGLWYVHSDRDSLNLQLLKNEVKSIPGVISSTVSSAIPGQNAGYYLTVYDLDKHREQFFECKVDRDYFDTYRIHFKEEPTSLTATGYLLNEQGVWLEKELNGRFKIEGTLEGVVSDFHKSNLRQPIQPLRFRIRDQGNGFLTVRIAEGKEKEAKQYLAAKWKQLYPETPFELFNLKDQFVASHASVMEFLTLVNALTFISVFISCVGLSALSAFSIKKKIKEVAIRKVLGATVYQIAKSVNLGFVLIIAACALAAVPIVNKFGNDWMDGFAYHTRFHWWIQLLPGLLVLAVSVSIVTFKTWVTAKSNPIEALRTE; encoded by the coding sequence ATGCTCAAAAACCACATTCTCCTCGCTTTCCGTCATTTGAAAAAGGAAAAGGGCTACGCTCTGGTAAGCATTATGGGGCTTGCTATCGCTTTTACGGTTTCGTTTTTCGCAGTGGTCTTTCTCCTTCATGAGCTATTTCCTGACCAGCATTTTGCACAAAGGGATAGGCTCTACCGAATGAACTCTCATTTTACTCTCACGGAAGACAGGGTGCTTAATCCTGATGTATCCTTTGATGCTGCTTTTGAGCTTGGAGAAAAGATACCTGAATTGGAGCAAGTGATCCCTATTGATCCTGTCAGAGGTCCTTTTAATATATCTTTTGGAGGAGAAACCTTCAAAGTTGATAAATGTATTTTTACCAGTCCTGAATTTACGGAGCTATTCAAAGCCAATTTGTTCTCGGTTCAATTGCCTTTTCAAAAAGGGTCTATTCTACTTAGCAACAACATTTCAAAAGCCATTTTTGGCGAGGCAGACCCTGTCGGCCAAATTGTAAATACCAGCCGTGGCGATTTTGTAGTGGCCGGCACATTCGACGACTTCCCTTCAAATTCACACATACAAATAAATGCTGCTGCAATATCACTTTCATCTCAATCTAGTGGCAGCGGTTTCGTTTATGTGAAGTTTCAGGAGGGTGCAACGCTGGGACAGGTTGACCCTAAACTGGCTGAACTCTCTGGTGAATTGGAGGAACAATACGGGCCTTTTGCCTATTCGCTCGAAAGCATCGACGAGAAGTATTTCAGTGGAACCACGGGCTTTATTTTTAGAGCAATTAATAAAAATGCCTTGCAGCTATTAGTCATTATTTCCGGCATTATTTTACTGATTTCAATTACTAATATTGTCAATTACACACAACTAAAGGCATTGTTTCGTGGCAGAGAAGTGGGTGTAAAAAAGGTGCTGGGCATTAAGAAGACACAGCTTGTTTATCAGTTTTTTGTTGAGTCTTTTTTGATTGTTTCTGTATCGTTTTTATTGGCGATGTCAATGGCTCAGGTCTTTGCCAGTGAGGTTTATATGTACCTCAAAATAGTATCAGTCAATCAGTCCCTATCGCTGGCCGTCGTCGCTGGCGTAGCTCTTGGTGTTGCTGGCCTTTTGACCCTGCCTCAAATCTATTTATTTACTGGCATCATGCCCAGAAAGATTATTTCTGGTAACTATAAGATTGGCTCTAAGAAGCATCTTTCAAAAGCCATGATTGGCGCTCAGTTTTTGATCACTACAGGCCTTGTGGGGGGTGCGCTGCTGGTAAGAAGTCAAGTGAGCTACATTGCCAATAAACCATTGGGTTTTGATGCGGATGGGCTGTGGTACGTTCATAGTGACCGGGATTCGCTCAATCTTCAGCTCTTAAAAAACGAAGTCAAAAGTATTCCAGGAGTTATTTCATCCACGGTTTCAAGTGCGATACCAGGCCAAAATGCTGGTTATTATCTGACCGTTTACGACCTAGATAAGCACCGAGAGCAATTTTTTGAGTGTAAAGTGGATCGGGACTATTTTGATACCTATCGAATTCATTTCAAAGAAGAACCCACTTCGCTCACAGCTACGGGTTACCTGCTTAATGAACAAGGGGTTTGGCTTGAAAAAGAGTTGAATGGCCGTTTCAAAATAGAGGGGACTCTAGAGGGAGTGGTGAGTGACTTTCACAAGTCTAACCTCAGACAACCAATACAGCCACTGAGGTTCAGAATTAGAGACCAGGGGAATGGCTTTCTTACCGTTCGGATAGCGGAAGGGAAAGAAAAAGAAGCAAAGCAGTACTTGGCTGCCAAATGGAAGCAACTTTATCCGGAAACGCCTTTTGAACTGTTCAACCTGAAAGATCAGTTTGTTGCGTCGCATGCATCGGTCATGGAGTTCCTTACATTGGTAAACGCACTCACATTTATATCGGTTTTTATTTCTTGTGTAGGGTTGAGCGCTTTGTCAGCGTTCTCGATCAAAAAGAAAATAAAGGAAGTAGCGATTCGGAAAGTGCTGGGAGCCACGGTCTACCAAATAGCCAAAAGCGTCAATCTGGGCTTTGTCTTGATTATCGCCGCCTGTGCCCTGGCGGCTGTTCCGATAGTCAACAAATTTGGAAATGACTGGATGGACGGGTTCGCTTACCATACCCGGTTTCATTGGTGGATCCAGCTACTGCCCGGACTGCTTGTGCTGGCTGTTTCGGTGTCCATTGTCACTTTTAAAACCTGGGTGACCGCCAAATCGAACCCCATTGAAGCATTGAGAACTGAATAA
- a CDS encoding ABC transporter permease, which produces MLKNHILLAFRHLKKKKGYAASSIVGLALAFAACFFTFSFILHEYSADKHFADIEDTYLLKTNDTIDSPIRFPFIPVANARYMEEHFPEVSMAVPVCREGEETEVTAHGQKFVEKLWVYTEPEVVELFQQGYFDIRSPFEEGTILINETTASRLFGQANPIGQVVTVKEGNYVVAGTFGDFPSNSHLAANILAVPLPTAEMKDSPGLVYMKLQPGTDAYQLALKVDKESESMERFIDVIRYTLVRVDEMYLKGEQETGILRKADLPMLTMMSIVSSVILFISLFNIMNLTQVRTLFRGREMGVKKVLGITASQMLFQFFVEAMMIVVLSALVSFSFIQLSLGDVLAYLHMTDFPTLQVALLLGALLVIVVLSLALMQSVLFRKVMPRDVMAGKFNLGERKWLLRGLVGLQFLIACVLLGGTLVVDKQMNYIRSKPLGFNIDNLWYVPMRSAALDLELMKNKALGIPEIESATATGGLPFLWYGAIVDSREGKMEFVPYAEIDEDYISTLQIQFKQEPDHLQEEGLLVNEQLAAREDIDVEKLMGKKIIGQVSDYHFNGLNATINPMMLVVTKPKAGYLALRVREGRSEVVEQKLKAEWEALYPGRQFEFHALYDDYLAKHREANELNVVLKSLSLVAVFISCIGLASLTGFFVKKRFKEIAIRKVLGATTQQLLREVNKSYVFWILGACTISAAIIRYFGSDWLAEFAYSTSMDLWLMAGPAVAMLLVSSSIMVLQTWKTARTNPVEALRAE; this is translated from the coding sequence ATGCTAAAGAACCACATCCTCCTCGCTTTCCGTCATTTGAAAAAGAAAAAAGGTTATGCAGCCTCTAGTATCGTTGGGCTGGCGCTCGCTTTTGCCGCTTGTTTTTTCACTTTCAGCTTCATACTCCATGAGTATTCGGCTGATAAGCATTTCGCAGATATCGAGGATACCTATCTGCTCAAGACTAACGACACCATAGATTCCCCGATTCGTTTTCCATTTATTCCTGTTGCAAATGCCCGGTATATGGAAGAGCACTTTCCTGAAGTAAGCATGGCAGTGCCGGTGTGCCGGGAAGGGGAGGAGACAGAAGTGACGGCTCATGGTCAGAAATTTGTGGAGAAGCTATGGGTCTACACAGAACCGGAGGTAGTTGAATTGTTTCAGCAGGGCTATTTCGATATACGAAGTCCGTTTGAAGAGGGTACCATACTTATCAATGAAACCACGGCGTCGAGGCTCTTTGGACAAGCCAACCCGATAGGACAGGTTGTGACTGTTAAAGAAGGCAACTACGTGGTGGCAGGTACTTTTGGGGATTTTCCTTCCAACTCGCACCTCGCAGCCAATATACTGGCAGTGCCGTTACCGACTGCCGAAATGAAGGATTCTCCCGGGCTGGTATACATGAAGCTGCAGCCCGGAACAGATGCTTATCAGCTGGCCCTGAAAGTTGATAAAGAGTCAGAAAGCATGGAGAGATTCATCGATGTGATCAGGTACACGCTGGTAAGGGTCGACGAAATGTACCTGAAAGGTGAGCAGGAGACCGGTATTCTCAGAAAGGCCGATCTACCCATGCTGACCATGATGAGTATAGTATCTTCCGTCATTCTGTTTATTTCGCTGTTCAATATTATGAACCTTACCCAGGTCAGGACCCTTTTCAGGGGCCGGGAAATGGGTGTCAAGAAGGTGCTGGGCATCACAGCTTCCCAGATGCTTTTTCAGTTTTTCGTCGAAGCGATGATGATTGTAGTGCTTTCTGCTCTGGTTTCTTTCTCCTTTATTCAGCTGAGCCTTGGCGACGTGCTGGCCTACCTTCATATGACCGACTTCCCCACACTTCAGGTAGCCCTGCTTCTGGGAGCGCTGTTGGTAATTGTCGTTTTAAGCCTCGCCTTGATGCAAAGTGTACTTTTCAGAAAAGTGATGCCCAGGGACGTAATGGCCGGTAAGTTCAACCTCGGTGAGAGAAAATGGTTGCTGAGAGGACTGGTCGGTCTTCAGTTTCTAATTGCCTGTGTATTGCTGGGAGGCACGTTGGTGGTAGATAAACAAATGAACTATATCAGGTCGAAACCACTGGGTTTCAATATCGACAATCTGTGGTATGTTCCCATGAGGTCGGCGGCGCTGGATTTGGAACTCATGAAAAACAAAGCACTTGGGATTCCGGAAATTGAAAGTGCCACTGCCACAGGGGGGCTTCCGTTTCTCTGGTACGGAGCTATCGTTGATAGCCGGGAGGGCAAGATGGAATTTGTGCCCTATGCCGAAATTGATGAAGACTATATCTCCACACTACAGATACAGTTCAAACAGGAGCCGGATCATCTGCAGGAAGAGGGTCTCCTGGTAAACGAACAGCTGGCCGCCAGAGAAGATATTGATGTAGAGAAGCTTATGGGCAAGAAAATAATCGGGCAGGTCAGCGACTACCATTTTAACGGGCTCAATGCTACGATCAATCCAATGATGCTGGTAGTCACAAAGCCAAAGGCTGGCTACCTGGCGCTACGGGTGCGGGAGGGCAGGAGTGAGGTGGTGGAGCAAAAGCTGAAAGCCGAGTGGGAAGCATTGTACCCGGGCAGGCAATTTGAGTTTCATGCCCTCTACGACGATTACCTCGCCAAACATCGGGAAGCGAATGAATTGAATGTGGTGCTGAAGAGCCTGTCGCTTGTGGCCGTTTTCATTTCCTGCATCGGTCTTGCATCACTTACCGGCTTCTTCGTTAAAAAGCGGTTCAAGGAAATCGCCATCAGAAAAGTGCTGGGCGCCACCACACAGCAGTTGTTGAGGGAGGTAAACAAAAGCTATGTTTTCTGGATACTCGGTGCTTGCACGATATCGGCTGCCATTATAAGATACTTCGGCTCCGATTGGCTGGCAGAGTTCGCCTACTCCACGTCCATGGATCTCTGGCTGATGGCCGGCCCGGCTGTAGCGATGCTTCTGGTTTCAAGCTCGATCATGGTACTCCAAACCTGGAAAACCGCCCGGACTAATCCGGTGGAGGCGCTGAGGGCGGAGTAA
- a CDS encoding putative toxin-antitoxin system toxin component, PIN family — protein sequence MVDYNVFVSAALSHRSVPGIVTRFATENCQVLYSSATFSELHSTLSRPKFDKYIQEHDKLVFLLKLAEKASFIEPKESIKACRDPNDDMYLELAVAGEAGCIITGDRPLLDLHPFRGIPIISPAAFVEQFMS from the coding sequence ATAGTTGATTACAATGTATTTGTAAGTGCAGCCCTTTCACACCGGTCAGTTCCGGGAATAGTTACAAGGTTCGCAACAGAAAATTGCCAAGTTTTGTATTCTTCAGCAACCTTTTCAGAACTTCATTCCACTCTCTCACGACCAAAATTTGACAAGTATATTCAGGAGCATGATAAACTAGTATTTCTGCTGAAGCTCGCCGAAAAAGCTTCATTTATTGAACCAAAGGAAAGCATAAAAGCTTGTCGGGATCCAAATGATGATATGTACCTCGAACTGGCGGTAGCAGGCGAAGCTGGCTGCATCATCACCGGAGACAGACCACTGCTCGACCTTCATCCTTTTCGGGGAATACCTATCATTTCACCTGCTGCATTCGTTGAGCAGTTCATGTCCTAA
- a CDS encoding acyltransferase family protein: MTQSVKSQRLYSLDALRGFDMFWIMGAEGIFHRMDEITGGPFWHALSTQFDHPAWHGFAAYDLIFPLFLFMAGVSTPFSIGRQLEKGLDKQSLLLRVIKRGLILVLLGIIYNNGLKILPLEEIRFGSVLGRIGLAYMFANIIYLYTTQRGQIIWFASLLLGYWFLLLFGHAPGHLAGDLTMEGNMVSYLDTLIMPGKLYLGIHDPEGLVSTIPAIGTALLGIYTGNLLKSTTIDDRTKVAIRLAATGAVLLVLAQLWNLVFPINKNLWTSSFVLQCGGISMLLMATFYYIIDILGHKKWAFFFKVIGMNSILIYMSGRFINWSYSTNAFFGWLGQLVGDPYNVVVMVFCYLAVKWAFLYFMYKKDVFLKV, encoded by the coding sequence ATGACACAATCCGTCAAGAGCCAGCGCCTTTATTCCCTTGATGCCCTCCGGGGTTTTGACATGTTTTGGATCATGGGCGCAGAAGGGATTTTCCACAGAATGGATGAAATTACGGGAGGGCCCTTCTGGCATGCGCTGTCCACTCAGTTTGACCACCCTGCCTGGCATGGTTTCGCTGCTTACGACCTTATTTTCCCACTTTTCCTTTTTATGGCGGGCGTGTCTACTCCCTTCTCTATTGGCAGGCAGTTGGAAAAAGGCTTAGACAAGCAGTCCCTCCTGCTCCGTGTGATCAAAAGAGGCTTGATACTCGTGCTGCTGGGCATCATTTACAACAATGGACTGAAAATACTCCCGCTGGAGGAAATACGTTTTGGCAGCGTACTGGGGCGCATTGGCCTTGCGTATATGTTCGCCAATATTATCTATTTGTACACCACACAACGAGGGCAAATCATCTGGTTCGCCTCTCTTTTACTGGGCTACTGGTTCCTGCTGCTGTTTGGGCATGCACCCGGCCACCTGGCGGGTGACCTGACCATGGAAGGCAATATGGTCTCTTACCTTGACACCCTGATCATGCCTGGCAAGCTCTACCTCGGCATCCACGATCCGGAGGGCCTTGTATCCACCATTCCAGCTATTGGCACAGCTCTCCTGGGCATTTACACGGGCAACTTGTTAAAAAGCACAACCATCGATGACCGAACAAAAGTGGCGATACGACTGGCTGCTACCGGTGCCGTACTACTGGTATTGGCCCAGCTCTGGAACCTGGTGTTCCCCATCAATAAAAACTTGTGGACCAGCTCGTTTGTGCTGCAGTGCGGCGGCATCAGCATGCTGCTAATGGCGACTTTCTACTACATTATCGATATCCTGGGCCATAAGAAGTGGGCGTTCTTCTTCAAAGTTATTGGCATGAACTCCATCCTGATCTATATGTCGGGACGATTCATTAACTGGTCTTACTCCACCAATGCCTTCTTTGGCTGGCTGGGGCAGTTGGTCGGCGACCCTTACAATGTGGTAGTAATGGTGTTTTGTTACCTGGCGGTGAAGTGGGCTTTCTTGTATTTCATGTATAAGAAGGATGTGTTTTTGAAGGTTTAA
- a CDS encoding ABC transporter permease, translating into MVRPLLMRMSYVNVFNMLTNYLKLAFRNLLRHKSASAITIFGLGMALAAALLIGQYVRFELSYDRFHGAGIDRTYRIFSRDFSSGALQYEAATSPAVLATSLLNTPQVEAITRLCGSSSFSNVLSYDNGEEVRSFNTRHSYFAETSFFDFFDFPLLKGSKEALDQPFQVIISESMALKFFGADDPMGKTLKWHTSMDDVEYTVAGVLKDLPANSHMAVNFLFSFPTLAQTERGRADLKDWDAEYFHSYVRIRQGSHPEDLSEQLLEFEGEWLGKYGMAPDPAHPRWHMQPVVDIHLHSQLMEEMKTNNSAADVYFLVAIALFVLVIAWVNHINLSMFSALSRGKEVGVRRLIGAGKWQLIQQFVAEALVVNVLALGLAFTMVQVSSTWFQAVAGVPFGLFWKDNVMLMVCWVLFFVSVSISSFVPFCLLQNRQLASMLKGKTSALAGGGLRSTLMVVQFAASLFIIVGTAAVYGQLKFMHNMKLGIDIENTLVLTTPSLVDSTYLSRLEVFRNELQQYPGIRAVSTSAVLPGNENTWQQRFWKPESGSDEAVLMTFDVVDDSFVDVFGVEILEGRDFLPTEQRAGDFGDALESILINEKAVQAHGFASAKDAVGSELASKGVRCKIVGVVKDFHQESPKAAIPPTMFVLDNINSTFYAVKLNFPASDLNNEALTAALTFIGGKWEEMFPNNPFDYFLLENRYEQQYASENRLSTLLSIFSGLSIVISCLGLFALVSLTIAQRTKEIGIRKVLGASITDLLLLLSSRFVMLVGIAIVVTLPITFWLVSEWLQNYAYAMRLGWWLFALPGAGLILLALVVVVVEAIPKAQANPVDSLRME; encoded by the coding sequence TTGGTACGACCTCTGCTCATGCGAATGAGTTACGTCAATGTTTTCAATATGCTTACCAACTACCTCAAACTCGCCTTTCGTAACCTGCTCCGGCATAAGAGCGCCTCAGCCATTACCATTTTTGGCTTGGGAATGGCGTTGGCGGCTGCGCTTCTTATCGGGCAGTACGTTCGTTTCGAACTTAGCTACGACCGGTTCCACGGTGCAGGCATTGATCGAACCTATCGTATTTTCTCCAGAGACTTTTCCAGTGGCGCCTTGCAGTACGAAGCCGCCACTTCTCCGGCTGTGCTGGCCACTTCATTACTCAATACTCCACAGGTGGAGGCCATCACCAGGCTATGCGGAAGTTCCAGTTTCTCCAATGTGCTGTCGTACGACAATGGGGAAGAAGTCAGGAGCTTTAACACCAGGCATAGCTATTTTGCAGAAACATCGTTCTTCGATTTTTTTGACTTTCCACTGCTCAAAGGAAGCAAGGAAGCATTGGATCAGCCTTTTCAGGTGATCATCTCCGAATCTATGGCTTTGAAGTTTTTTGGTGCTGATGACCCCATGGGCAAAACACTGAAGTGGCATACCAGCATGGATGACGTAGAGTACACGGTGGCGGGAGTGTTAAAAGACCTGCCAGCTAACAGCCACATGGCTGTCAACTTTTTGTTTTCTTTTCCCACATTGGCACAAACGGAAAGAGGAAGGGCAGACCTAAAAGACTGGGATGCGGAATATTTTCACTCTTATGTGAGGATCCGTCAAGGTAGTCATCCAGAAGATCTTTCGGAGCAGTTGCTGGAATTTGAAGGAGAATGGCTTGGTAAGTATGGCATGGCGCCGGATCCAGCGCACCCACGCTGGCACATGCAGCCGGTCGTTGATATTCATTTGCATTCACAGTTGATGGAAGAAATGAAAACCAATAACTCGGCTGCTGATGTTTACTTTCTTGTAGCCATAGCGCTGTTCGTGCTGGTGATCGCCTGGGTCAACCATATCAATCTGTCGATGTTCTCGGCCCTGAGCCGGGGTAAGGAAGTAGGTGTGAGGAGGCTGATCGGTGCTGGCAAGTGGCAGCTTATTCAGCAATTTGTAGCAGAGGCGCTCGTGGTGAATGTGCTCGCACTTGGGCTTGCTTTTACAATGGTGCAGGTTAGTTCAACCTGGTTTCAGGCCGTGGCAGGTGTTCCTTTCGGCCTGTTTTGGAAAGATAATGTAATGTTGATGGTTTGTTGGGTACTCTTTTTTGTTAGCGTATCCATTTCGTCATTTGTGCCGTTCTGCTTACTTCAAAACAGGCAACTCGCTTCGATGCTGAAAGGAAAGACGAGCGCCTTGGCCGGAGGAGGCCTGCGGTCTACTCTGATGGTGGTGCAGTTTGCTGCCAGCCTTTTTATCATTGTCGGCACAGCAGCGGTATATGGTCAATTAAAGTTCATGCACAACATGAAGCTCGGGATTGATATTGAGAATACCCTCGTGCTAACTACTCCTTCGTTGGTGGACTCCACCTATCTGTCCCGCCTGGAGGTGTTCAGGAATGAGCTTCAGCAATATCCCGGCATTCGGGCGGTGTCTACGTCTGCGGTTTTGCCCGGCAACGAGAACACCTGGCAGCAGCGATTCTGGAAACCCGAAAGCGGCAGTGATGAGGCAGTACTAATGACATTTGATGTGGTGGACGATAGCTTTGTTGACGTATTTGGTGTGGAAATACTGGAGGGAAGAGACTTTCTTCCGACTGAGCAGCGGGCCGGAGATTTTGGTGACGCACTGGAAAGCATTCTGATCAACGAAAAGGCAGTGCAAGCGCATGGTTTTGCGAGCGCAAAGGACGCAGTAGGCAGCGAGCTGGCATCGAAAGGGGTTCGTTGCAAGATAGTGGGCGTAGTGAAGGACTTTCATCAGGAGTCGCCAAAGGCGGCCATTCCGCCGACCATGTTTGTGCTGGACAATATCAACAGCACTTTTTACGCTGTTAAGCTCAATTTTCCTGCCAGCGACCTTAACAACGAAGCACTGACGGCCGCACTTACCTTCATTGGAGGCAAATGGGAAGAGATGTTTCCTAACAACCCTTTCGACTACTTCTTGCTGGAGAATCGTTACGAACAACAATATGCCTCCGAAAACCGGCTGTCGACACTGCTGTCGATTTTCTCCGGCCTCTCGATTGTTATTTCCTGCCTGGGGCTCTTTGCCCTGGTGTCGCTCACCATTGCCCAACGGACAAAGGAGATTGGTATCCGAAAAGTGCTGGGCGCTTCCATCACTGACCTGCTGCTGTTGCTGTCCAGCCGCTTTGTTATGTTGGTGGGGATTGCCATTGTGGTCACCCTGCCCATCACCTTTTGGCTGGTGAGCGAATGGTTGCAAAACTACGCTTATGCTATGCGTTTGGGGTGGTGGCTATTTGCACTTCCGGGGGCGGGACTGATATTGCTGGCGCTGGTCGTTGTGGTAGTCGAGGCCATTCCAAAGGCACAAGCCAATCCTGTGGATTCGCTGAGGATGGAGTAG